A window of Phaseolus vulgaris cultivar G19833 chromosome 4, P. vulgaris v2.0, whole genome shotgun sequence genomic DNA:
aaactttggtagctaattagatatcaatttaaaaactaattaataataatagaaactaatttagaaaccaaaaatttttttagtctctaaaatggtctctaactTAGtcattatagtaattaattatttttttctctaaaattagtttctattcttGTAATGTGAATTAATGAAATTTCAACACAAATTTTCTCTAAATAATGCTTTCCAAATTGAATATATAGTTGtttcaattatttaaaacaaGTTTACAGAACATCAATACCAATACTTAtctaggaaacaccaaacaccAGCTACCGTAGGGTTGTAATTTTTATAAATCACAAATTTACTGCACCGTGAAACCATATCCATCACCAATTTCTTATGCAATGCACACAATAATTTTAACGTTGTCCTCAAGTCAAATCAAACAATAATTTCTATCAAGCACATAAACCCAAGAACTTCAATTGTAACCCATCAAAGATCAAAACTAGAAATTTTATACTTCATCACAGAGTTTGATAACAAGATTGGACTGAACTGTGAGATGAGATGCACCAGCGACTACCATAATGTTCAATGGTTTAAACCATTCATACAGTAAATTGGACAGAAACAAGAATTGTTACTCACTACGAAATAGTTCAATTTCCAATTACACAGTGAATGAATCaaaattaagtataatttttGCTCTACACACGCAAAAGTTCCAGCAATCACCAACTCAAAAGGAGTAAAAATTGTGCCACTTTAAATTACTGTTTTGAAAATTCAATGACACAAGAAAAATATTGCATTGACTTCAACTACAATAACGAAGCATTTATACAAACACGTCATTTGCAGTTTAACCAACACGCAAATGTTTGAATTATCAACTCTTCAACGAGTCAACACAAAAATAATTTGATCAATGACACACAAAAATCACAAATCTCCCCATGCAATTTAGTGGAAATTTTCGTGCATATTACATTCATATCAACGAAAAGAGGCAAATAGAAATTACAATTTCCATACTCACATCGAATTCACTAGAACAAATGACAGTATCATCGTTGAGTAATTCCAAGCACGCAAACTAATTTTTTTCTCCAAAAGTCGATTTTATGAATTGAAAACTcatgatatttaaatattatcataGACACTAGGTGTATAAAACTTAAATCTTTAAGacaaaacaaaaccaaaaaaatatttaaaagacaTTGTCTAATAACATAATGAATTGAGTATTACACACATTTATTTGCAATTGTAGCTGCATGGGTTATGCAGATTACTGCATCCATTATTGATTATTGAGGGACTATCATGTACAAAAGAAACACTAATCCAAACCTAGAATTAACATTTAAGCACAAAATCTGAACTCTTTATTCCTTTATCAATtcataaatataagaataaaacgAAGAATCattcttatttaaaattaatttcttttattagcTGAAATAAAACCCTAATCCAAACCTAGAATTAACATAAGCATAAAATTTGAACTCTTATTCCTTTATCGCCTCCACAAAGCTCTTAAAGTTCTCATAAGATGTACCTCCTTTTGCTATGTTGTTCATCACTTTCTCCTTCAACACCACACACCTAAATCTTATGTTCTCATCATTAAATAATTGTTCCACTTTGGTTTTCAACTCTCCCCGTGAAACAACCCCATTTTGATCCTTGTCAATCCCCAACCCAACCTTTAACTCATCACAAATATGTGCTTTGTTGTAAAGTTGGTCCCCAAAGTATGGCCAACACAAGAAAGATACCCCATTGGACAAACCTTCCGTGGTAGAATTCCAACCACAATGAGTGACAAAACATGCTATGGCAGGGTGGCTTAAAACCTTTTGTTGAGGAGCCCAATTCACTATCTTACCCTTATGCCCTTGGAATTCATGAGGGTATGCCATTTTATTGTCTTCTCTTATAACCCAAAGAAAAGGTCTATTAGTGAGATCTAGTCCAACGGCAAGTTCATTGAATTGGTTTTGGTCAAAAAGAGTGATACTACCAAAGGCAACATACAACACAGAACCATCAGCTTGTTCATCTAGCCAACTCATGCAAGAGAGATCTTCTTTCCAGAATTGTCCCATTGATTTTGTAGCTGCACTTTTGTTATGATCATTATCATTGCTTCTCAACAATGGCCCAATTGGGATGATCTTGGGAAGAAATAATAATGTTCCAGGTTCAAGTTCATGTGTGGTGTTGCAAAGCCACCACTGTGTCAAATGTAAACTTCGTAAGCAATGCAGCAGATACTTACGCACTTTCTTACCAGTTGTTAGGTCACCGATATTCAACCAAAAAAAGTCTTCTGTATCCATCTCAGGCATACTTGGAGAAATCCGAATTCTCTTTTTGGTGGTTGATGTTAAACCTTCAGTGAAAAACCAACAAAAGAACATTAGCTTATACAacgtataaattaaattataaattatgttcAAACTTAACAATACCTAAATCAGAGTCTATAACTCCCTCATCAATAAGCACAGGGATGCTGTACACCAAGGTGAAAGTAGCTGCTGATGCAGGACCCAACACAGCTCCTTGGATTCCCAGTTTACTCCCAACATCCAAAGCCCAAGCCATGCACAAATCAGCAACAATGAAGTTGATTCTCTTCTCACCTTTCACATGAATATCCTCTATCAACTTCTCAAGTGCTTCTGGCATGGTTTTTGGAAAGACATCATACAGCTTGGCCAGATCGTTTCTGTCATCATCAGGTCCTAAACCATCAGGGATTGAAACCAACTTCAGAAGTGATTCTTCTTCATCAGGGCTAGAACTATCTTGTTGCTCCACCATGGAACTCACCACTCTCCTGTGGTTAAAGTCTGTGTTCACAAAAATGACTTTGCATCCATTCTCAATCAGCTTCTGTGAGAAGGTCATCATGGGATTCACATGCCCTTGTGCTGGAAGTGGTAAAGCTAGCACAGTTGGAGCTCTCATGTTCAGTGTTTCTATTTGGTTTCTATTGATTTTGATTTCTGAGGCTAATTATGCATTCATCAGTTCATGTATATAGGCACAACCCCTCACACGTATTTACCAAGCAATTACAAATCTAGATCATGATCACTCTAAATTTTCTGCTATCACAAATTTCTTGTAAGCAGAAATGTAGAAAGTTTGTGTGGTCACATCAATAATTTTGTCATTCTATACCTCTTTACTTTTCCTTGTACTTCTCTGATTGGACTTCAGTGTTTTTGTCATTAAACTTTTGcttttttactttattaattGATTCAGCATTATGCTGTTATTTCATTACGAGAATTATTAATTACAGTAAGAAATATCTCTTTTAATTTGAATCAATTTGAAAGGAAAggtaataaatgaaaatttccAAATAATAAACTACATTTTCTAAGGTTGAGGTACAAATATAAAGGTTAAAAATGGAAATATACAATTTTCTTTCATTACCAGAAATATTGCATATAGTGTGGACCTAAGACTAGGACATAAAGAGGTAAACACTGATCCTACATAGTTGTTAGTGTCGGCAACATAGTTGTTAGTGTCGGCAACTgtcttattaaaaataaaaacactacaagaaaatcataaaataaaaatcaatttttagagatcaaaataattacttacaataggaactaaaatagagaccattttagaaactaaaaaaaaattgatttctaaattagtttctattattttctattattgttaaatagttgtatctaattagcaactaaagttttaactaccaattatttagtttctaaatttggtctctaaaactttggttgctaattagataccaatttagaaactatttaacaataatataaactaatttagaaactaaatttctttttaatttctaaaatggtctctaatttagttattattgcaactaattattttggtttctacaaattggtttctatttaatgattttattcaagtgaaactaatataaaataaaaactgatGCAGATTGAATCAGCTAAATCAATGCAAGTTTACGTTgtgtatattaattaaaaattaaaatgaattagaCGGACACAAATTAAACTGgataaaaatagatttaattttaGTATCGTTTTAGCAGATgtattttttagaaataaaaataatattacgtagaaaattattaaatataaaataattttaaaaaaattagttactatagtaattaaattagagattattttaaaaattaaaaaaattattagtttttaaattagtttttaatattgataaataatttttaaattaatatctaattagttattaaggttttaactattaattatttagattctaaatttgaaacCTCGATgattaattaaataccaattaaaaaatttatttattaataatagaaaataatttaaaaactaataatttttgtttttaattttattactataacaactaattatattttatttttaaaattgattactatttagtgatttttttttacggtaaataatatataagttaGTGTGTTATTGGTCGATGGAATATTAGACGCTGGCTGGTATATGTAATTTGGAGTCTATTTGGAAATGAAATTtgaacttgttttctcaaattAATGCCAGATTATATTTgaactaaattttaattaattcaaatttaatttgagTGAATATAATACTTGtgattaattataataaagaaataaatttacaataatactaaattattttaagaattatATTAAACATAGTTGCAACTAATTTAAAGTTATAGTCCAAATtctaaattgaaataaatattaaaattaaactataaCATGTGCTCTTGTTATTGGAATCCAAATCATAATTGAAATTGGACTATAATGTATATGTCTTGTAATCCTAAATAAAGTAGAATGAAAATTTAAGGATAGTTATAACAATTCTCATGCAGACATATGAGTTTTAACAAAGAAATCAGATTTGATACTTCCATCGCATCGTTAGaattcaaagaaataataaagaatGTAATGTATAAGTGCGTTTGTCTTTATTGGAATGGAGAGGATTCCCACCAATGCCAAAAGGGCATTTGTTTTGATGGGAATGAATATGATTTTCTCCAATTATAGGAGGACATTTGTCAACCTCTAATTTGAGATGATTTGCTCtaattagagagagtcacatgTCCTTCTATGACGGGAGAGTTTTTAGGATTAAAACTTACACTTTGGTTGCACATAACACTATAAATACAATAGCTAGCCCTCTTGTAAAGGAGTTTTGAATAGATTattgaattgctgccaaatttcaGCCCCAACTAGTCTCTTAGCTCACTCCTCGCTAGCCTTATTTGTAAGTGGTTAGCATAGAAGTTCTTAGGAGTTGGTCTAACTTCTCTTAAGCTTCATTATTATTCTCTATACACCAATATTTCAGAGGTTCTTTCACTCATTTTAGTCACCAAATTTCACATCTCAAAAGatataaaacaaaagaaacaaagtCATATGCAAGCTAGGATTGCATCACCTAGTACCCAAGTGGTTAGATCTATGGCCACAAAGTAAGCAATATGTGCTTGATAGAATATTCTCTTGTGAATTAGGGTTTAAGCTGTTTAGGTATTTGGATGTATGACACACAGACAGTGGGTTTAGGAACTAGTAAAAAAAGGTTGTCTGAAGAGGATAAATATGTGgaaatgaaatataaaagaaaagctAAAATCTCTAAACAAAACAAGTGTGTGGAACAAAAGATGTGTTTCGGCAAATGCTAAGAAAAATGGAAGAGTGTGTCCTAAAAATTAGTGAGTTGGACATAAAGGGATGAACACTAAAGTTCATATGAAGCTTGTAGaacagaaagaaaaatatatatttgcaTCTAACATCATATCTTTCGAATAAAGAGTGACTCTAGAGTAAGAAAAATTGAACAATATAAGAcaatatgaatttttttcaaggacgaaaatataaaaaaaagactcTAATCGATGACTTAGTTTAACATATATAGTTGTCATTTACAACTACTATGGATAAAGAGCAATTAGAAGATTACAATATTTACaaagataatattattaaaatataaaccgAAATTCACATAATTAAGAAcaagtttaaatttaaaaaatctttaattttgataataaccaataatattatattttaattaaaagataaaattcgACGGTGTGTCTCAGCTCACCAAATTTTATCACAATTGAAAAGCTCATTGGTGACCTTTTACCCTTTAATATCGACCACCTACTTTACTTTTTTTGTTGGATCAATCAATTATTAGGATATTAATAATTGGATTACTGGTAAATATTTAGACCACAaagatttatataattttttattttctccaaGATAGAGCCTTGTTTCTTGCCGTGTCATATATGTGTCCCTTGTTACCAAGGGATGGTTTTGCTATTTTTGGATGCTTTGAAGCCTTTAAAAAGACCTTTTCAACCAAACAAAAATAGCCACAGAATTACATAGAGAAAAAATGTTTGCTGAAGTATTTATAGAAAGAAAAtcattagataaaaaataaaaaatagctacggaattacagaaaaaaaaaatatttaccgAAATATTTATGCaagacaaaaaaatcattaaaaaataattttaaagataaaaaatagttaatttattatattaattaaattatatactattttagatattaaaaaaaattattgatatttaaaatagtttcaattattaataaatagtttttattattgataaatagttccaaaatatcactaaaaaaaatatgaaatagaaatcaatttttaaaaatcaaaataattagttacaatagtaactaaattagagaccattttagaaactaaacaaaaatttgatttttaaattagtttctattattgttaaatagtttctaaattggtatctaattagcaaggttttaactaccaattatttagtttttaaatttgatctctaaaacattggttgctaattagataccaatttagaaactatttaataataataaaaattaatttaaaaactattttttgttagtttataaaatagtctctaatttagttactattacaactaattattttggtttctaaaaattggtttctatttcatgatttacTTGTAgtgtatttaattatactataagaaaatcacaACCAAATTTaggaacaaaataattaatcactatattaactaaattagatactattttaaagactaaaaaattattaatatctaaaatgatttttattattaataaaaaattataaaataatttttaaattgttatctaaattagctaccaaaattttatctactaatatttaataaatatgaattattgAAATGAAGCAACATCAAGTTAATTATCATTTCAATGCATGGTACCACTTTATGTAAAATGATTTCATCTTGCTCGTTAATTGTATCAATCAAACAACTTAATTCAACAGTTGAATCCAACACTTAAATGCAAAATGAATCAAATTCAAGTTGGCAACTAAAGTCACTTGTTGAACTCAAAAAAGTTTCAGAATTATATAAGAGTGCCAACTAAGGACATCTTCCATGCAACAAAGAAATTTAAACACTGATTGCAAACCATAAATGCTAAAACTAAATTAATGAAATTGCAACACAAATTTTCACTTAATAATATTTTCCAAATTGAATATATAGttccttaaattatttaaaacaaatttacagAACATCAATACCAATACTTCTCTAGAAAACACCAAACACCAGTTACCGTAGGGTTGTAATTTTTATAAATCACAAATTTACTGCACCATGAAACCAGATCCATAACAATTTATGTAAtgtaaacaattattttaactttGTCCTCAAGTCAAATCAAACAGTAATTTCTATCAAGCACATAAACACCAAGAACTTCAATTCTAAACCATCAAAGATCAAAACTGGAAATTTTATACTTCACCACAGAGTTTGACAATAAGACTGGACTGAATTGACAGAGTTTGACAATAAGACTGGACTGAATTGTGAGATGACGTACACCAACAACTACCAGAATGTTCAATGGCTTAAACCATTCATAGAGTAAATTGGATAGAAACAATAATTGTTACTCACCACGAAACAATTCAATTTCCAATTAAACAGGGAATGTAATCaaaattatgtataatttatGCTCTACACACGCAAAAGTTCTAGCAATCACCAACTCAAAAGAGTAAAATTGTGCCACTTTAAATTACTGTTTCGAAAATTCAATGACACAAGAAAAATATTGCACTGACTTCAATTACAATAATAAAGCATTTATACCAACACGTTATTTGCACTTTAACCAACACGCAAATGTTTGAATTATCAATGCTTCAACGAGTCAACACAAAAGTAATTTGATCAATGACACACAAAAAAATCACTAATGTCCCCATTCAATTTAGTGGAAATGCTCGTGCATATTACATTCATATCAACAAAAAGAGTGAAGAGAAATTACAATTTCCAaattaacactacaagaaaatcataaaatagaaatcaatCTTCAGATACCagaataattagttgcaatagtaactaaattagagattattttaaaaattaaacaaaaaattggtttctaaattagtttctattattttctattattgttaaatagtttttaaattgatatctaattagcaaccaaagttttttagaccaaatttagaaactaaatacttggtagttaaaaccttgatttaGTGTAACCTCAAGGAAGAAGCGTGTAAAATAGAGTTACAAGTGAAGAATGGTGAAGAGTGAATGTCACCATGCGCAGgagtttataaaagaaaaatattaaaatactttACTGTGATTTTATGAAAAAACCACGGACACTTACcaaaggtttaaaaaaaatgtgtactATGTGTATGTCTTAATAGAAATTATAGTAACATTAAGTAATAAACCTCtcctaaaattataaatttttgtaatGCCTAAACTAGCATATTTGTTGAAGATGACCAAATAAGAAAACTAGGAGTTGGAAAGGAAGTGAAAGTTCCATTAATTATactcattttggaaataaaatttaatactcATTATGTTTCAATTCTATTTCTATATGATATAACTATATCtatttaaatatgtattaaataacttttaaaaaaaagtaaacttaaatcaaaatgatattatttagaattcaatttaaaatgtatttcttTAATATCAAATAACAGTTATTATGAAGTGGGTTTGCACCCTCtcataccatattacgaagtggactttaagtctaactcaaagccataaaaccggctcaatggggtgaggtttgcacccacttatatactatgaaaggctctaatctctaatcgatgtgggattgcacccacttatatactatgaaaggctctaatatctagtcgatgtgggatctccaacaacagtgaaaaaattataataatataatattcaaaataaagtactaaataaaataaaattaattttagaatttaaaatagaaGGTGTATAGGAATGAGACGAATATCTATTTAGATATCTTTATCATTTTAGTGAAACGACGGGATTACAATGGTAGAAAAATACCCAAGGATATTTATGGATTGAAACTAATATGAAAACACATGCTAGAAAATGGAATAACAATATATGAGAGTTCAAGTGGAGGAAAAATTGGTTTTGAATGGGGAAGGCTATGGTAGAAGCGTTTAAGACAGATTTAACAAaaattaagccaaataaaaatattgacaTATGTAGAAATTCTTTCGTATATTCTGAAAACATAGGTACTAGTTGTATAAAGTCTAAATCCTTAGGACAAAACAAAGCCAAAAAAACAAGCAAAAGACTCTTCAAATTgcaacaaataaaaattattgtacAATATTCCTTATTCATAAATGCATCATGTCGATCTAAGTGCATTTGCATTGtctaataacataattaataacataataaattgGGTATTACACACATTTATTTTGGCAATTTTAGCTGCATGGGTTATGCAGATTACTGCATCCATTATTGATTATTGAGGAACTATCATGGTACAAAAAAAGACTAATCCAAACCTAGAATTAACATTTAAGCACAAAATCTGAGCTCTTATTCCTTTATGGCCTTCACAAAGCTCTTAAAGTTCTCATAAGATGTTCCTCCTTTTGCTATGTTCTTCATCACTTTCTCCTTCAACACCACACACCTACATTTTATGTTCTCATCATTAAAGATCTGTTCCACTTTGGTTTTCAACTCTCCGCGTGACACAACTCCATTTTCATCTTTGTCAATTCCCAACCCAACCTTTAACTCATCACAAATATGTTCTTTGTTGTAAAGTTGGTCTCCAAAGTATGGCCAACACAAGAAAGGTACCCCAATGGACAAACCTTCCATGGTAGAATTCCAACCACAATGAGTGAGAAAACATGCTATGGCAGGGTGGCTTAAAACCTTTTGTTGAGGAGCCCAATTCACTATCTTACCCTTATGCCCTTGAAATTCATGAGGGTATGCCATTTTATTGTCTTCTCTTATAACCCAAAGAAAAGGTCTATTGGTGAGGTCTAGTCCAAGGGCAAGTTCATTGAATTGGTTTTGGTCAAAAAGAGTGAAACTACCAAACGCAACATACAGCACAGAACCATGAGGTTGTTCATCTAGCCAACTCATGCAAGAGTCATCTTCTTTCCAGAATTGTCCCATTGGTTTGGTGGTTGCACTTTTGTTATTATCATTGTCATTGCTTCTCAACAATGGCCCAATTGGGATGATCTTAGGAAGAAACAACAATGTCCCAGGTTCAAGTTCATGTGTGGTGTTGCAAAGCCACCACTGTGTCAAATGTAAACTTCGTGCACAATGCAGCAGATACTGAAGCACTTTCTTACCAGTTAGGCCACCCATATTCAACCAAAAAAAGTCTTCTGGGTCCATCTCAGGCATACTTGGCGAAATCCGAATTCTCTTTTTCGTAGTTATTGTTAAACCTTTAGTGAAAaaccaacaaaaataaaaaaaagcttATGCAGTATactacaaattaaataaaaactaatattgaagataagaaaaaaattattcaattaccAAGATACCAgagacttaaaaaaaaattatattattaatatctaaataatttttattattaaaaaaattataaactaatttctaaattagtgtataattaattattaatgttttagTTATGTactatattttagttaataattaaataaatattaatttataaattatattaataatgtaaattattttaaatatcagtaattttttaatccttgaaataatatttaatttagttaatataatagttaattatttttatttgtaagattgattatataaattaaattaaattataaaataatttctataaatTACTTTCTAAATgaattaatttaactaataaaaaaatttacg
This region includes:
- the LOC137836979 gene encoding UDP-glycosyltransferase 83A1-like, which translates into the protein MRAPTVLALPLPAQGHVNPMMTFSQKLIENGCKVIFVNTDFNHRRVVSSMVEQQDSSSPDEEESLLKLVSIPDGLGPDDDRNDLAKLYDVFPKTMPEALEKLIEDIHVKGEKRINFIVADLCMAWALDVGSKLGIQGAVLGPASAATFTLVYSIPVLIDEGVIDSDLGLTSTTKKRIRISPSMPEMDTEDFFWLNIGDLTTGKKVRKYLLHCLRSLHLTQWWLCNTTHELEPGTLLFLPKIIPIGPLLRSNDNDHNKSAATKSMGQFWKEDLSCMSWLDEQADGSVLYVAFGSITLFDQNQFNELAVGLDLTNRPFLWVIREDNKMAYPHEFQGHKGKIVNWAPQQKVLSHPAIACFVTHCGWNSTTEGLSNGVSFLCWPYFGDQLYNKAHICDELKVGLGIDKDQNGVVSRGELKTKVEQLFNDENIRFRCVVLKEKVMNNIAKGGTSYENFKSFVEAIKE
- the LOC137836381 gene encoding UDP-glycosyltransferase 83A1-like gives rise to the protein MGAPTVLALPYPAQGHVNPMMTFAQKLVENGCKVIFVNTEFNHRRVVSSMVKQQDSSSPDEEESLLKLVSIPDGLGPDDDRNDQAKLCEAIPKSMPEALEKLIEDIHVKGENRINFIVADLCMAWALDVGSKLGIKGAVLCPASATLFTLLYNIPMLIDEGIIDSDLGLTITTKKRIRISPSMPEMDPEDFFWLNMGGLTGKKVLQYLLHCARSLHLTQWWLCNTTHELEPGTLLFLPKIIPIGPLLRSNDNDNNKSATTKPMGQFWKEDDSCMSWLDEQPHGSVLYVAFGSFTLFDQNQFNELALGLDLTNRPFLWVIREDNKMAYPHEFQGHKGKIVNWAPQQKVLSHPAIACFLTHCGWNSTMEGLSIGVPFLCWPYFGDQLYNKEHICDELKVGLGIDKDENGVVSRGELKTKVEQIFNDENIKCRCVVLKEKVMKNIAKGGTSYENFKSFVKAIKE